In Vigna angularis cultivar LongXiaoDou No.4 chromosome 8, ASM1680809v1, whole genome shotgun sequence, one DNA window encodes the following:
- the LOC108346126 gene encoding protein PPLZ12: MGNTFCFFCGCVAQSSVGVVEQWGRFHRLAQPGCHFFNPLAGECLAGILSTRISSLDVRIETKTKDNVFVQLLCSIQYRVIKENADDAFYELQNPQEQIQAYVFDVTRAIVPRMNLDELFEQKGEVARAVLEELEKVMGEYGYNIEHILMVDIIPDPSVRKAMNEINAAQRMQLASEYKGEAEKILLVKKAEAEAEAKYLGGVGVARQRQAITDGLRENILNFSHKVEGTNAKEVMDLIMITQYFDTIKDLGNSSKNTTVFIPHGPGHVRDIGEQIRNGLMEAASAQVNVEE, from the exons ATGGGAAACACGTTCTGTTTCTTCTGTGGATGCGTTGCTCAATCGAGCGTCGGCGTCGTCGAACAGTGGGGTCGCTTCCACCGCCTCGCGCAACCCGGTTGCCACTTTTTCAACCCTCTCGCCGGCGAATGCCTCGCCGGAATCCTCTCCACCAGAATCTCCTCCCTCGACGTCCGCATCGAGACCAAAACCAAG GACAATGTGTTTGTGCAGTTGCTGTGTTCAATTCAGTACCGAGTGATTAAGGAAAACGCGGATGATGCTTTCTATGAATTGCAGAATCCTCAGGAGCAGATCCAGGCTTATGTTTTCGATG TGACACGTGCTATTGTTCCGAGAATGAACTTGGATGAGCTCTTTGAGCAGAAGGGCGAGGTTGCTAGAGCTGTCTTGGAGGAACTTGAAAAG GTGATGGGAGAGTATGGGTATAATATAGAGCACATTCTCATGGTTGATATTATACCCGATCCTTCTGTGCGTAAGGCAATGAATGAGATCAATGCAG CTCAAAGGATGCAACTTGCAAGTGAGTACAAAGGAGAAGCTGAAAAGATATTGCTAGTTAAAAAGGCAGAAGCTGAAGCTGAGGCCAAGTATTTGGGTGGGGTTGGTGTGGCTAGGCAACGGCAAGCTATTACAGATGGCTTGAGAGAGAACATCCTGAATTTCTCTCACAAAGTAGAAGGCACTAATGCTAAGGAGGTGATGGATCTTATCATGATAACTCAGTACTTTGACACAATCAAAGACCTTGGGAATTCATCAAAGAATACCACTGTTTTTATACCCCACGGACCTGGCCATGTTAGGGATATTGGAGAGCAGATACGCAACGGACTGATGGAAGCAGCCAGTGCTCAAGTAAATGTGGAGGAGTGA
- the LOC108344998 gene encoding pentatricopeptide repeat-containing protein At5g66520 produces the protein MIRFYSASAKPFHSDHCCKLVSLIDSCKSMQQIKQTHSQLVTTALISHPVSAHKLLKLTAYVSISYAHKLFDQIPQPDLFIYNTMIKAHSMLPHSCHNSFAVFRSLIRDSGFFANRYSFVYAFGACGNGLGMQEGQQVRVHAVKIGLENNIFVLNALIGMYGKWGLVEEGWKVFQWAVDRDLYSWNTMIAAYVGSGDMIRAKELFDGMQEKDVVSWSTIIAGYVQVGCFMEALDLFNEMLQIGPRPNEYTLVSAFAACSNLVALDQGKWIHAYIGRGEIKMNERLLASIIDMYAKCGEIESAFRVFFNYKVKQKVWPWNAMIGGFAMHGKPNEAINVFEQMKVEKVSPNKVTFIALLNACSHGYMVEQGKLYFRLMVSDYAITPEIEHYGCMVDLLSRSGFLKEAEDMISSMPMAPDVAIWGALLNACRIYKDIERGHRIGRIIKDMDPNHIGCHVLLSNIYSTSGRWNEARMLREKNELSNERKKIPGCSSIELKETFH, from the exons ATGATTCGGTTCTACTCAGCCTCTgcaaaaccttttcattctgATCACTGTTGTAAACTTGTCTCTTTGATTGACTCATGCAAGTCGATGCAACAAATTAAGCAGACCCATTCACAATTAGTAACCACAGCTCTAATATCACACCCTGTTTCAGCCCATAAGCTCCTCAAGCTCACTGCTTATGTTTCTATTTCTTATGCACACAAACTGTTTGATCAAATTCCTCAACCAGACTTGTTCATTTACAACACCATGATCAAAGCACATTCTATGTTACCCCATTCCTGCCACAATTCCTTTGCGGTTTTCCGCTCATTAATCCGGGATTCGGGTTTTTTTGCGAATAGATATAGCTTTGTGTATGCTTTCGGTGCCTGTGGCAATGGGCTGGGTATGCAGGAGGGACAGCAGGTTCGCGTTCATGCTGTGAAAATTGGTTTGGAGAacaatatatttgttttaaatgcCTTGATTGGTATGTATGGGAAGTGGGGACTTGTGGAGGAGGGCTGGAAGGTATTTCAATGGGCTGTGGATAGAGACTTGTATTCTTGGAACACCATGATTGCTGCCTACGTTGGATCTGGTGACATGATTCGAGCTAAGGAATTGTTTGACGGAATGCAAGAAAAAGATGTTGTGTCATGGAGTACTATAATAGCTGGTTATGTTCAG GTTGGTTGTTTCATGGAGGCTTTGGATCTTTTCAACGAGATGTTGCAAATAGGTCCTAGGCCAAATGAATATACCCTTGTAAGCGCTTTTGCCGCTTGTTCGAATCTAGTAGCACTGGATCAAGGAAAGTGGATACACGCTTACATCGGGAGAGGCGAGATTAAGATGAATGAAAGGCTTTTAGCTAGCATCATTGACATGTATGCAAAGTGTGGGGAAATAGAATCAGCATTCAGAGTTTTCTTTAATTACAAGGTAAAGCAAAAGGTTTGGCCATGGAATGCCATGATTGGTGGGTTTGCAATGCATGGAAAACCCAATGAGGCCATAAATGTGTTTGAACAAATGAAGGTTGAAAAAGTTTCTCCTAATAAAGTCACATTCATTGCCTTATTGAATGCTTGTAGCCATGGCTATATGGTCGAGCAGGGGAAATTATATTTCAGATTGATGGTTAGTGATTATGCTATTACCCCAGAAATAGAGCATTATGGATGCATGGTGGATCTACTTAGTCGTTCTGGTTTCTTGAAGGAGGCTGAAGACATGATTTCAAGTATGCCAATGGCTCCAGATGTTGCAATCTGGGGAGCACTGTTGAATGCTTGTAGAATCTACAAAGACATAGAGCGGGGACATAGAATAGGAAGGATCATTAAAGACATGGATCCTAACCATATAGGGTGTCATGTTCTACTGAGTAATATATATTCAACATCTGGGAGATGGAATGAAGCAAGAATGCTGAGAGAAAAGAATGAACTCAgtaatgagagaaaaaagattCCTGGTTGCAGCTCAATTGAATTGAAGGAGACATTCCATTAG